One part of the Sorangiineae bacterium MSr11954 genome encodes these proteins:
- the xseB gene encoding exodeoxyribonuclease VII small subunit, protein MSAASEGPPPTSALKSGGEPPPTPPVSGSSEPSFEQAVRQLTEIVQKLERGDLPLEESVALFEQGVRLSAISQRRLDRAQKRVEELLHVDESGRARTAPFDTSGDT, encoded by the coding sequence ATGAGCGCAGCATCCGAAGGCCCGCCGCCCACCTCCGCGTTGAAATCGGGGGGCGAGCCGCCGCCTACGCCTCCTGTATCGGGGAGCTCCGAGCCTTCGTTCGAGCAAGCGGTCCGTCAGCTCACGGAGATCGTGCAAAAGCTGGAACGGGGCGATCTTCCGCTGGAAGAGTCGGTGGCCCTCTTCGAGCAAGGCGTGCGCCTCTCGGCCATCTCGCAGCGAAGGCTCGACCGGGCGCAAAAGCGCGTGGAAGAGCTCCTTCACGTGGATGAATCCGGCCGGGCCCGCACGGCGCCGTTCGATACCAGCGGCGACACCTGA
- a CDS encoding peptidylprolyl isomerase, translating to MAATIQANSYATVAYTLRTPSGEIIDGSTVEGGEPIQYVHGYGTLVPGLEAALAGLKVGDAKDIVIPAEEGFGERDEELVLMIDRSEFPDPAAVAIGDEFVAEFPQGEELAMRVVEIQKDVVRVDANHPLAGVDLHYSIKVEGVRDATPEEIEQARAEQEAAEDDDDHDHDHDHDHDHDHDHDHDHDDDDEDDEDLEEDDEDADGDEDDDDDDGGSDPSPEKLVTLGRKTP from the coding sequence ATGGCAGCTACCATCCAGGCCAACAGCTACGCGACCGTGGCTTACACCCTCCGCACGCCGAGTGGCGAGATCATCGATGGGAGCACCGTCGAGGGGGGAGAGCCAATCCAATACGTCCACGGCTACGGAACGCTCGTCCCAGGTCTGGAGGCGGCGCTCGCCGGCCTCAAGGTGGGCGACGCCAAGGACATCGTGATCCCCGCCGAAGAGGGCTTCGGCGAGCGCGACGAAGAGCTCGTGCTCATGATCGATCGGAGCGAGTTCCCCGATCCCGCCGCTGTCGCCATCGGTGACGAGTTCGTCGCCGAGTTCCCCCAGGGGGAAGAGCTCGCGATGCGCGTGGTGGAGATTCAGAAAGACGTCGTCCGGGTCGATGCCAATCACCCCCTGGCGGGCGTCGACCTTCATTATTCCATCAAGGTCGAGGGCGTACGCGACGCCACGCCGGAAGAGATCGAACAGGCTCGAGCGGAGCAGGAAGCCGCCGAGGACGACGACGACCATGATCACGACCATGATCATGACCACGACCATGATCATGACCACGATCACGATCATGACGATGACGACGAGGACGACGAAGACCTCGAGGAGGACGACGAAGACGCGGACGGCGACGAGGACGATGACGACGATGATGGCGGCAGCGATCCATCGCCGGAGAAGCTGGTTACACTTGGCCGCAAGACGCCCTGA
- the ftsZ gene encoding cell division protein FtsZ: MSFSIEFADEQQEYQARIKVIGCGGSGGNAVNTMINFGLEGVEFIVVNTDAQALNANFAPTKLNIGGNVTKGLGAGADPERGRKAALEDVQRIKELISGADMVFVTAGMGGGTGTGAAPVIAQLAREEGALTVGVVTKPFIFEGRQRARRAEVGLSALAEHVDTLITIPNQKLLLLGDDDLTFVDAFRKADEVLYQAVKGISDLITQNGIVNVDFADVKTVMSERGRALMGSGVAKGQNRARMAAEMAITSPLLDDISVEGATGILINIVGGPDLKMREIQEAASLVQEQAHEDANIIFGSSIDESLGENVKVTVIATGFDVADRALLQEAAARGQVAPQPIPAHQLRGDSSYTSSRAPAYPGMRPQAPTYQPEHHVPAVARRSAPPSYQQASAPPQGRLPLRETQERAPVRSERASSFPNFETDWDVPAFQRKHGG, encoded by the coding sequence ATGAGTTTCTCGATCGAGTTCGCGGACGAGCAGCAGGAATACCAAGCGCGCATCAAGGTGATCGGCTGCGGCGGCTCCGGCGGGAACGCGGTCAACACCATGATCAACTTCGGCCTGGAAGGGGTCGAGTTCATCGTGGTCAACACCGACGCGCAGGCACTCAATGCCAATTTCGCGCCGACCAAGTTGAATATCGGCGGCAATGTCACCAAGGGCCTGGGCGCAGGCGCCGATCCCGAGCGCGGGCGCAAAGCCGCGCTGGAGGACGTGCAGCGCATCAAGGAGCTCATCAGCGGCGCCGACATGGTGTTCGTGACCGCCGGTATGGGCGGCGGCACCGGCACGGGCGCGGCCCCGGTCATCGCGCAGCTGGCGCGCGAAGAGGGCGCCCTCACCGTGGGCGTGGTGACCAAGCCGTTCATCTTCGAAGGCCGCCAGCGCGCCCGCCGCGCCGAGGTAGGGCTCTCGGCGCTGGCCGAGCACGTCGATACCTTGATTACGATCCCCAATCAGAAGCTGCTCCTGCTCGGCGACGACGATCTCACCTTCGTCGACGCGTTCCGCAAGGCGGACGAGGTCCTGTACCAAGCGGTCAAAGGCATCAGCGACTTGATCACGCAGAACGGCATCGTCAATGTCGACTTCGCCGACGTGAAGACGGTGATGAGCGAGCGCGGTCGCGCGCTGATGGGGAGCGGCGTGGCCAAGGGCCAGAACCGCGCGCGCATGGCGGCCGAAATGGCCATCACCTCGCCGCTGCTCGACGATATCTCGGTCGAGGGCGCGACCGGCATCCTCATCAACATCGTGGGCGGTCCGGATCTGAAGATGCGCGAGATCCAGGAGGCCGCCTCGCTGGTGCAGGAGCAGGCGCACGAGGACGCCAACATCATCTTCGGCTCCAGCATCGACGAATCCCTGGGCGAGAACGTCAAGGTCACGGTCATCGCCACCGGCTTCGACGTGGCCGATCGCGCGCTGCTCCAGGAGGCCGCCGCCCGCGGCCAAGTGGCCCCCCAGCCGATCCCGGCCCACCAGCTCCGCGGCGACTCGAGCTACACCTCCTCGCGCGCGCCGGCCTACCCCGGCATGCGCCCGCAGGCCCCCACCTATCAGCCCGAGCACCACGTGCCGGCCGTGGCCCGCCGCAGCGCCCCCCCGTCGTACCAACAGGCATCCGCCCCGCCGCAAGGCCGCCTTCCGCTGCGCGAAACGCAGGAGCGCGCGCCCGTCCGCAGCGAGCGCGCCTCGAGCTTCCCCAACTTCGAGACGGACTGGGACGTCCCCGCCTTCCAGCGCAAACACGGCGGTTGA
- a CDS encoding 3-isopropylmalate dehydratase yields MVLHAQSVRIDGKILQLTEDPALLAAQLAGGDLDWDPERALLGNISTDELTPGWVCYYYDETLARYCLVGLRGGVVGRDQIKNGGFGVIVSGISKGCGSSRETAPYSELKAGVKLVIAKSIEKIYRQNAQNIGLLTSTDFGLVPRIARGEEIPMEEFTRGLDPISAAVVEHGGLFAYNRARMAGRTTPPAITTAPRPMTLAEKILAAHAIVDASRGTLGVAAVKPGDAFFARTDVRFSHEYVTPMADAIFRAELGDDAKVVEPESVYAFRDHLTFLDRVMSNAHRDMGLDAQARELATVQETFSQRHRVKLYGEVRRDGELVGSEAICHNKVIEEIALPGQLVAGTDSHTCMAGALGCFAFGVGSTDMANAWFTKDVRVTVPETARFVLRGALPAGVCAKDVMLHVLSQPFFKTGQGIGKVLEFAGDGVAALPLDERATLTNMAVEAGGFTGIIEADETVVSYLAAQRGLDPESVRARIVKADPGASYVATFEIDLASLTPMVATPGDPRNGVPIDSLHEGVTIDIAYGGSCTGGKKADMDMYAAVLQSAVERGQRVAEGVHLYIQFGSQDIRRYAESRGYLDIFRRAGAELVDPSCGACIKAGPGVSDSPHQITVSSQNRNFPGRSGPGKVYLASPLVVAASAIAGRIVHPGALGRAGNPSAPGGPSHP; encoded by the coding sequence ATGGTTCTGCATGCCCAATCGGTTCGAATCGACGGCAAAATCCTGCAGCTCACCGAAGACCCCGCCCTCTTGGCCGCCCAGCTCGCCGGTGGCGATCTCGATTGGGATCCCGAGCGCGCCCTGCTCGGAAACATCTCGACCGACGAGCTCACCCCCGGATGGGTTTGTTACTACTACGACGAGACGCTCGCGCGCTATTGCCTGGTGGGCCTGCGCGGCGGCGTGGTGGGGCGCGATCAGATCAAGAACGGCGGCTTTGGCGTGATCGTCAGCGGCATCTCCAAAGGGTGCGGCTCCTCGCGCGAGACCGCGCCCTACAGCGAGTTGAAGGCGGGCGTGAAGCTCGTCATCGCCAAGAGCATCGAGAAGATTTATCGCCAGAACGCGCAGAACATCGGGCTGCTCACCAGCACCGACTTCGGGCTCGTCCCCCGCATCGCGCGCGGCGAAGAAATTCCCATGGAGGAGTTTACGCGCGGGCTCGATCCCATCAGCGCCGCGGTCGTGGAGCACGGAGGACTCTTCGCCTACAACCGCGCCCGCATGGCCGGCCGCACCACGCCCCCCGCCATCACCACCGCGCCCCGCCCCATGACCTTGGCGGAGAAGATCCTCGCCGCGCACGCCATCGTCGATGCGAGCCGCGGCACCCTCGGCGTGGCGGCCGTGAAGCCGGGTGATGCGTTCTTTGCGCGCACGGATGTTCGCTTTTCGCACGAGTACGTCACCCCCATGGCCGACGCCATCTTTCGCGCCGAGCTGGGGGACGACGCCAAGGTGGTCGAGCCCGAGAGCGTCTACGCCTTTCGCGATCACCTCACGTTCCTCGATCGGGTCATGTCGAACGCCCACCGCGATATGGGCCTCGACGCGCAAGCGCGGGAGCTGGCCACCGTGCAGGAGACCTTTAGCCAGCGCCACCGGGTCAAGCTTTACGGCGAGGTGCGGCGCGATGGGGAGCTCGTGGGCTCGGAGGCCATTTGCCACAACAAGGTCATCGAGGAGATCGCCCTCCCCGGGCAGCTCGTCGCCGGAACCGACTCGCACACCTGCATGGCGGGCGCGCTCGGGTGCTTTGCCTTTGGCGTCGGCTCCACCGATATGGCCAACGCATGGTTCACGAAAGACGTGCGGGTCACCGTCCCAGAAACGGCGCGCTTCGTGCTGCGCGGCGCGCTCCCCGCGGGCGTGTGCGCCAAGGACGTGATGCTCCACGTCTTGAGCCAGCCCTTCTTCAAGACCGGGCAGGGGATCGGCAAGGTGCTGGAGTTCGCCGGCGATGGCGTCGCCGCGCTCCCGCTCGACGAGCGCGCCACCCTGACCAACATGGCCGTGGAGGCGGGCGGCTTCACCGGGATCATCGAGGCCGACGAGACGGTCGTGAGCTACCTCGCCGCGCAGCGCGGCCTCGATCCGGAGAGCGTTCGCGCCCGCATCGTCAAGGCCGATCCCGGCGCCAGCTATGTGGCCACCTTCGAGATCGACCTCGCATCGCTCACCCCCATGGTCGCCACCCCCGGCGATCCCCGCAACGGCGTTCCCATCGACAGCTTGCACGAGGGCGTGACGATCGACATTGCCTACGGGGGCTCGTGCACCGGCGGCAAGAAGGCCGACATGGATATGTACGCCGCCGTTCTCCAGTCCGCCGTGGAGCGAGGGCAGCGCGTGGCCGAGGGCGTGCACCTCTACATTCAATTCGGCTCCCAAGACATTCGCCGCTACGCCGAGAGCCGCGGCTACCTCGATATCTTCCGCCGCGCCGGCGCCGAGCTGGTCGACCCTTCGTGCGGCGCGTGCATCAAAGCCGGACCGGGGGTGAGCGACTCGCCCCATCAAATCACGGTGAGCTCGCAAAATCGGAATTTCCCCGGCCGGAGCGGGCCGGGAAAGGTGTATCTTGCAAGTCCACTGGTGGTGGCGGCCAGCGCCATCGCGGGCCGCATCGTGCATCCCGGCGCCCTTGGCCGCGCGGGGAATCCCAGCGCCCCGGGCGGGCCATCGCACCCGTAG
- a CDS encoding glycosyltransferase produces the protein MRIAVLTTSYPESHDDASGHFVHAEVQELTHGGASVEVFVPRGAAFGWPGVAARIREQPLRALSIPVAMAHLARRLRAAGPFDRTIAHFAIPSALPLAQVARQGGALEIVSHGGDVRLLRALPHPVRRAAVDAMLRRAQCWRFASDSLRADLASSLPADQARALDRIARVVPPSFHMPEIAREVEALRRANPSLGRTESAAGSGSPPLWVCAARLIPSKRVDWAIEHAAAQRAHLVIVGDGPERPRLEALARGARARGAKVQFLGVRPRRETLAWIAVADAVVHASEAEGLSTVVREAEALGTPIVGPPWARR, from the coding sequence GTGCGCATCGCCGTTTTGACCACCAGCTATCCGGAGAGCCACGATGACGCATCGGGGCATTTCGTGCATGCCGAGGTTCAGGAGCTCACGCACGGTGGCGCTTCGGTCGAGGTGTTCGTGCCGCGCGGCGCGGCCTTCGGCTGGCCTGGCGTGGCCGCGCGCATCCGCGAGCAGCCGCTTCGTGCGCTGAGCATTCCGGTGGCCATGGCCCACCTGGCGCGAAGGCTTCGCGCGGCCGGGCCCTTCGATCGCACCATCGCGCACTTTGCCATTCCAAGCGCGCTGCCGCTTGCGCAGGTCGCGCGGCAGGGCGGGGCGCTGGAGATCGTGTCCCACGGCGGCGATGTGCGGCTCCTTCGGGCGCTCCCGCACCCCGTGCGGCGCGCCGCGGTCGATGCGATGTTGCGCCGCGCGCAGTGCTGGCGATTTGCATCGGACTCGCTGCGCGCGGACTTGGCGTCGTCGCTGCCGGCGGATCAGGCGCGCGCCTTGGATCGCATCGCGCGGGTGGTGCCGCCTTCGTTTCACATGCCGGAGATCGCGCGCGAGGTGGAGGCGCTTCGTCGCGCGAATCCGAGCCTGGGTCGCACCGAGAGCGCGGCGGGTTCGGGCTCACCGCCGCTCTGGGTGTGCGCTGCGCGGCTCATCCCGAGCAAGCGCGTGGACTGGGCGATCGAGCATGCCGCGGCGCAACGGGCGCACTTGGTCATCGTCGGGGACGGGCCCGAGCGGCCGCGTTTGGAGGCGCTGGCCCGTGGCGCGCGCGCACGCGGCGCGAAGGTGCAGTTCCTCGGCGTGCGCCCGCGGCGCGAGACCTTGGCGTGGATCGCGGTGGCCGACGCCGTGGTGCACGCTTCGGAAGCGGAGGGCCTCTCCACGGTCGTCCGTGAAGCCGAGGCCCTCGGCACCCCGATCGTCGGCCCTCCGTGGGCGCGGCGCTGA
- a CDS encoding trypsin-like peptidase domain-containing protein, with protein sequence MAAAAMFTLTMTGCGKKSAGGASAEALPSGAVPVPSGVVAVPKPAAASGVELVKSGPLSFAPIAKQADPSVVTIATIGEEVESFPGFSMRGRRRETKGLGTGFIIDKDGTLLTNNHVIEGADVINVRLADNREYPGKLVGRDPRTDVAVLRLEAKDKPVFQPLPLGDSDSTEVGDWTVAIGNPFGLSHTVSAGIISAKGRTRDDVPLDPAGYYNFLQTDASINPGNSGGPLLNLRGEVVGVNTAIRGGGAQGIGFAIPINMVKQLLPMLLRDGRVTRSAIGVRIRDVHDLAPEDRTELKLTDDKGAIIEYVMPNGPADKADLKPGDVIVAFDGQPIERGSLLTWLASTAGVGKTVTLRVLRQGQAFDLKVTLIELQDKELGKQQRRFAPAPNLP encoded by the coding sequence ATGGCCGCCGCCGCTATGTTCACGCTCACGATGACGGGATGCGGCAAAAAGAGCGCCGGCGGTGCCTCCGCGGAGGCGCTGCCCTCGGGCGCGGTGCCGGTGCCGAGTGGGGTCGTGGCCGTGCCCAAGCCGGCGGCAGCGAGCGGGGTGGAGCTCGTGAAGAGCGGGCCGCTCAGCTTTGCGCCGATCGCCAAACAGGCCGATCCCAGCGTGGTGACCATCGCCACCATCGGCGAGGAGGTCGAGTCGTTTCCGGGCTTCTCGATGCGCGGCCGCCGGCGCGAGACCAAAGGCCTCGGCACGGGTTTCATCATCGACAAAGACGGCACGCTCCTCACGAACAACCATGTCATCGAGGGCGCGGACGTCATCAATGTGCGCCTCGCGGACAACCGGGAGTACCCGGGCAAGCTCGTGGGCCGCGATCCGCGGACCGATGTCGCGGTGCTTCGCCTGGAGGCCAAGGACAAGCCGGTGTTTCAGCCGCTGCCGCTGGGCGACTCGGACAGCACCGAGGTGGGGGATTGGACGGTGGCCATCGGCAACCCGTTCGGTCTTTCGCACACGGTGAGCGCGGGAATCATCAGCGCCAAGGGCCGCACGCGCGACGATGTGCCCCTCGATCCGGCCGGCTATTACAACTTTCTGCAGACCGACGCGTCGATCAACCCGGGCAACTCGGGCGGGCCGCTGCTCAATTTGCGCGGCGAGGTCGTGGGCGTGAACACCGCCATCCGCGGCGGCGGCGCGCAAGGGATTGGGTTTGCGATCCCCATCAACATGGTCAAGCAGCTGCTTCCGATGTTGCTTCGAGACGGCCGGGTCACCCGCAGCGCCATCGGCGTGCGCATCCGCGATGTGCACGATCTGGCCCCGGAGGACCGCACGGAGCTCAAACTGACCGACGACAAGGGCGCCATCATCGAGTACGTGATGCCCAACGGTCCGGCCGACAAAGCCGATTTGAAGCCGGGCGATGTCATCGTGGCCTTCGACGGCCAGCCGATCGAGCGCGGCTCGCTGCTCACATGGTTGGCCAGCACGGCGGGGGTCGGCAAAACGGTCACCCTTCGCGTGCTCCGCCAGGGGCAAGCCTTCGACTTGAAGGTGACCCTCATCGAGCTGCAGGACAAAGAGCTCGGCAAGCAGCAGCGTCGGTTCGCGCCCGCGCCGAATCTGCCGTAG
- a CDS encoding sigma-70 family RNA polymerase sigma factor, producing MSVHPSSESRPSLALNEGHEEAEEQERVVSDVPAAKPLDGPRARSAAAVNMRGIAASNKEQRAKEAEEDRELIARAQAGDMASFRQLVERHQRRAFAIALALVRDENDARELVQDAFLRVFKSLHSFQGSSSFFTWLYRIITNLSIDLLRKPGHKASDVDEGRHEEEDQEALFPFVSRVEGADPVDVVRRREIGARLQQALEALPPYHRGVIVMREVEGLSYEEMAQAMGVSKGTIMSRLFHARQKLQRALADCYAEQVGAPPENAAGPAAAEHDESEGGTPS from the coding sequence GTGAGTGTTCACCCGTCGTCGGAGTCCCGGCCGTCGCTCGCCCTGAACGAGGGGCACGAGGAGGCCGAGGAGCAGGAGCGCGTCGTTTCCGATGTGCCGGCAGCAAAACCTTTGGATGGCCCACGGGCAAGGTCGGCGGCGGCGGTGAATATGCGCGGGATAGCGGCGTCCAACAAGGAGCAGAGGGCAAAAGAAGCAGAGGAGGACCGCGAACTCATCGCCAGGGCACAAGCAGGTGACATGGCCTCGTTCCGACAGCTCGTGGAACGGCATCAACGGCGCGCATTCGCCATCGCGCTTGCCCTCGTCCGCGACGAAAACGACGCCCGGGAGCTCGTTCAGGACGCCTTTCTGCGCGTCTTCAAGAGCCTGCATAGCTTCCAGGGTTCCTCGAGCTTCTTTACCTGGCTTTACCGCATCATCACCAACCTCAGCATCGACCTTCTCCGGAAACCTGGCCACAAGGCCAGCGATGTCGACGAAGGGCGTCACGAGGAGGAGGATCAGGAGGCGCTGTTTCCGTTCGTGAGCCGTGTGGAAGGGGCCGATCCGGTCGACGTCGTACGCCGCCGTGAAATTGGAGCGCGATTGCAGCAAGCGCTCGAAGCGCTGCCGCCCTACCACCGGGGTGTCATCGTGATGCGAGAAGTCGAAGGTCTGAGCTACGAAGAAATGGCGCAGGCCATGGGAGTTTCAAAAGGTACGATCATGAGCCGCCTATTTCACGCACGCCAGAAGCTCCAGCGAGCCTTGGCGGACTGCTATGCGGAGCAGGTGGGTGCGCCACCCGAAAACGCCGCGGGGCCCGCCGCCGCCGAGCACGATGAATCCGAGGGGGGAACGCCGTCATGA
- a CDS encoding serine/threonine protein kinase, translating into MTDEQLPSSLRDGRYAIVRMLGEGGQAASLEAVDKREGKLVVLKRFRLQGAKSWKEVELAEREASVLSSLDHPRLPRYVEHFEEGGAFYLVTEKIEGESLAELRRRGVPMDEAFALQLLRDTAEVLAYLHGRTPPIVHRDIKPGNVIRRPDGSFALIDFGAVLHRLKPGGGSTVVGTFGYMAPEQFQGRAMPVSDVYAVAATALSVLTGREPEDLPHRGLGIDVERALSGLRIGGPLRRALASMLEPDPDRRAKRIFPVAAEGPKSDKKRQERGAQGKKDDWSGPWDDWKEWARIEKQAKKERWDALRKLQAWQVWEANRRRAALSRKERKREEHIRRRLEHSVQRAEWQARAWQMRSAQLEARRARGHHHGLPFPVQALFLVGLTIAQVAVTLALRLVVPVVLLLLSLLFGDALRRAARAVRASGKHAVFALARAKDATSGATRGLAAGDGGRERAREHGQGAEEPQKSPSFARARVEPAAFPEQDRVARAAFDDEEEIEARLDADKDPWTDEEQRAERRS; encoded by the coding sequence ATGACGGACGAGCAACTCCCCTCTTCCCTGCGCGACGGCCGCTACGCGATTGTGCGCATGCTGGGCGAAGGGGGGCAGGCGGCCTCGCTCGAAGCCGTCGACAAGCGCGAGGGCAAGCTCGTCGTCCTCAAGCGCTTTCGATTGCAAGGCGCCAAGAGCTGGAAGGAGGTCGAGCTGGCCGAACGCGAGGCGTCCGTGCTTTCGTCGCTCGATCATCCGCGGCTGCCCCGGTATGTGGAGCACTTCGAAGAGGGCGGCGCCTTTTACCTCGTCACCGAGAAGATCGAGGGCGAGAGCTTGGCCGAGCTCCGGCGCCGCGGGGTGCCGATGGATGAAGCCTTCGCGCTGCAGCTGCTGCGCGACACCGCCGAGGTGCTCGCGTACCTGCACGGGCGCACCCCGCCCATCGTGCACCGCGACATCAAGCCGGGGAACGTCATTCGAAGGCCCGACGGCTCCTTTGCGCTCATCGACTTCGGCGCCGTGCTCCATCGCTTGAAACCCGGCGGCGGCAGCACGGTGGTCGGCACCTTCGGCTACATGGCGCCGGAGCAATTCCAAGGTCGCGCCATGCCCGTCTCCGATGTGTATGCCGTCGCGGCCACCGCGTTGAGCGTGCTCACCGGCCGCGAGCCCGAAGATCTGCCGCACCGCGGCCTCGGCATCGATGTGGAGCGCGCGCTCTCGGGCCTTCGCATCGGTGGCCCATTGCGGCGCGCGCTCGCGTCGATGCTGGAGCCGGATCCCGATCGCAGGGCGAAGCGGATTTTTCCAGTGGCCGCCGAGGGGCCCAAGTCCGACAAAAAGCGGCAAGAGCGGGGAGCGCAGGGGAAAAAAGACGATTGGAGCGGCCCCTGGGACGATTGGAAAGAGTGGGCACGCATCGAGAAGCAGGCGAAGAAAGAGCGCTGGGACGCGCTCCGCAAGCTGCAGGCGTGGCAAGTCTGGGAGGCCAATCGACGCCGCGCCGCGCTGTCCCGAAAGGAACGCAAACGCGAAGAGCACATTCGGCGCCGGCTCGAGCACTCCGTCCAACGCGCGGAGTGGCAAGCGCGCGCCTGGCAGATGCGGTCCGCCCAGTTGGAAGCGCGCCGCGCCCGCGGGCACCACCATGGGCTGCCATTTCCGGTGCAGGCGCTCTTTCTCGTGGGCCTGACCATCGCGCAGGTGGCGGTGACCTTGGCGCTGCGTCTGGTCGTGCCCGTGGTGCTCCTGCTTCTTTCGCTCCTCTTCGGGGATGCCCTGCGCAGGGCCGCCCGCGCGGTCCGGGCGTCCGGCAAGCACGCCGTTTTTGCGCTGGCGCGCGCAAAAGACGCGACAAGCGGCGCGACCCGCGGCCTCGCAGCGGGTGACGGCGGGCGTGAGCGGGCGCGCGAGCACGGGCAGGGGGCGGAAGAACCGCAAAAATCGCCATCGTTCGCGCGCGCTCGGGTCGAGCCGGCCGCGTTTCCGGAGCAAGACCGGGTTGCGCGGGCGGCATTCGATGACGAAGAAGAGATCGAAGCCCGTCTCGACGCCGACAAGGACCCGTGGACCGACGAGGAGCAGCGGGCCGAGCGGCGGAGCTAG
- a CDS encoding DUF1844 domain-containing protein, producing MSQKPPEELPSIDFSTFVLSLSHSALLHLGEAPHPDTKRLEKNLPLARQTIDLIALIEEKTKGNLTGDEERLLHQILFDLRMRFVELSK from the coding sequence GTGAGCCAGAAGCCGCCCGAGGAGCTGCCGAGCATCGATTTTTCGACGTTCGTGCTGTCGCTCAGCCACTCCGCGCTTCTCCACCTGGGGGAAGCGCCGCATCCGGATACGAAGCGGCTGGAAAAGAACCTGCCCCTCGCCCGGCAGACCATCGATTTGATTGCGCTCATCGAAGAAAAGACGAAGGGCAATCTGACGGGGGACGAGGAACGCCTCCTTCATCAGATTCTCTTCGACCTTCGCATGCGCTTCGTGGAGCTCTCGAAATGA